The Fibrobacter sp. DNA window CCCTCTCTCGGAGAGATCCAGAATTCTCTCCAGTTCATGGTACAGAAGTTCTATAATGCTGGCGGCTTTGCGGGATTTACGCTCTACCTCAGGGTGACGGTAGATATGCTCGTAATTGAATTCTTTAAGAGCATGCATGTAACTGAAAACCTCTTCACTCATCTCGATAGAATCTTTTCCCAGACTCGATGCAATGGTGTCGTTTACAAATGTCCCGATTATTTTTCCGTTTTCAGACCCCAGGTTTTTCACTATTACCGCAGGGATATCGTTCTTCTTTATAAGATTTGCCTTGATCGCATCCTCGAGATCTCTTCCCAGATAGGCGATCCTGTCAACCAGCCTTACAAGGCAGCCCTCCAGGGTTCCAGGGTAGAAACAGCGGTCATCGATAGAATCCACATCCAGGAGGTCCCTTTCGCGGTCTGGAAAAACCGCCCTCTCGAAAGACTCTCCGCAGTGGGTGATTATTCCATCCCTTACCTCGTAAGTAAGATTTAGACCCGAACCGTAGTTGGTCAGTTTGTCAACAACCCTTAGTCCATGTATCTCGTGTTTGAAACCCTGTTTTACTCCGGCACTCTGAAGGATGTTGTCAAGCACCCGTTCTCCCGCATGGCCGAATGGTGGATGTCCCAGGTCGTGCCCCTTGGCGATAGCGTTGATGAGGTCGATATTTAGATTGAGGCAGCGGCCTATCACAGAGGCGATACTGGAAACATGGAGAACATGCTCCATACGGGTACAGATATGATCGTTATTGGGAGAGAGAAAAACCTGCGTTTTGTGCTTGAGCCGTCTGAACGGGGGAGAGTGCAGAATCCTGGTCTCATCGCGGGCAAACTCCAGACGGAACGGATCACGTTTCATCGGATATTTCCGTCCTAAAGTCTCGCTGCTTTTTTTGGCAAATGGGCTTAGTTTTTCCTCGTCTTCCAGAAGAAAACGTCTGATATTGAATTCAGGATTCATGATTGTGTTTCCAGAAACTCTTGAACAAATCTCTCTTGTTCCGGAGTGTCTAAGGCTCTCCGGGTTTTTCTTACAGTTCCTATTGCCTTCCCTGCGCTGATTTCGAAATACTTTCCCACAACACAGGAGAGTACAAGCCCTGTCCGTCCTACTCCTGCGTGGCAGTGTACACATACCGGGTTTCCGGAATCAAATTTTGATATTATCTTGCTTATCAACTTCCCGAAACTCCAGGTATCCTGGGGGATATTGAAATCCGGGATAGGGAAATAGTTCCACTCCATGCCAGACTGACGGCACAGCAGGCGAACCTCTCCTGATGGCTTTTCCAGAGAAACCAGGTATTTTATACCCTCGCTGCTTAGCTGCTGGATATCTTCCTCCAGATCCGATCCTCTCCCGGGGATATCCGATCCGGCAAGCTTTCCAGGAAGCACCCATGAGAAGTTTTTCAGCGGCATAGGGGGAAAATAATAATTGGCCTCGAGAGGGGAGGGGGGATAGGCTGTGCGAAGTGTTTTCTAATTGCTTGAATTGCTGTACAAAACAAGATTGTTTGTATTCGTGCTCTTCCATTCGATTTTCTTACAGAAAAGAAGAAAATTGACATTTGTTCCTGGAGAATTCTATTGTGGGTTTACTGACTGTTAACAGTGGCAGGGTATCCGGATTCAGAGATTATGTTTTGTCCAGGAAACATTGTAAACTCAGTTTACTCCTCTCCATCTTTGCTGCTGCGATTTTCTTTTCCGGCTGCAGCGGGGAGATATACAGGGAATTAAGCTACGGCGGCTCCTTTCTCATTGACAGCCTGACTGTCGGTTTTATCAGGACTGAAAATATAGAAAGAATAAGCTCAAATGCCTGGGATGAAGATGGGGGTATATCGATGGGACACAGGACCTTCTGATATACTCTTTACCACAGAAAAAAGTTATTAAAACTATCCGTATTGCTTCCGGTCTTGGGGCATCATTTCTGCAGGAGCAATACCTGTTACCTACAGTAAACCATGGATGATGTATGATAATGGCAATAGTATGCGCCTGTTGAACATTGAAACCGGTGAGGTGATAAGAATTGTCAGCAGCCATTCTTACCATTTTGGTGGGCTGAGCCCGGATGG harbors:
- a CDS encoding HD domain-containing protein, whose protein sequence is MNPEFNIRRFLLEDEEKLSPFAKKSSETLGRKYPMKRDPFRLEFARDETRILHSPPFRRLKHKTQVFLSPNNDHICTRMEHVLHVSSIASVIGRCLNLNIDLINAIAKGHDLGHPPFGHAGERVLDNILQSAGVKQGFKHEIHGLRVVDKLTNYGSGLNLTYEVRDGIITHCGESFERAVFPDRERDLLDVDSIDDRCFYPGTLEGCLVRLVDRIAYLGRDLEDAIKANLIKKNDIPAVIVKNLGSENGKIIGTFVNDTIASSLGKDSIEMSEEVFSYMHALKEFNYEHIYRHPEVERKSRKAASIIELLYHELERILDLSERGRNHSFVSVVVRESNLMSVFFDFIKNTNYNDETPSWRIVTDYIAGMTDSFAQRTFMQLFMPDPVI